The following coding sequences lie in one Niabella agricola genomic window:
- a CDS encoding glycosyl hydrolase translates to MRVCHLYLTGFCFLLLGACSITRKSSDWNRMERVFTHAPDSIQTSVYWYWISDHLSKEGVIKDLQAMKAVGINRAFIGNIGLNDLPGNVYGKVKIFTDEWWDILHTALKTATELNIDIGLFNSPGWSQSGGPWVKPAQAMRYLAITDTLVKGGGRFQAKLTAPDKDFQPVHVLAFRAPKDYGSTITALHPRIESNLQGPVLQNLIDNDVNTEVALAKDKLNELTITAAQTFTARSVTLYPAKRNMSFDVVLEAKKGNRFVPVKSFRLDRSNNNLNVGFEPFAPVTVSFEAVEANAYKISIKNVHGDGGIAEVEIAATPRVERFKEKTLVRMHPTPLPYWHDYQWAPQAAVRDAGYVIKPQDVLNLTSYVDQSGVLTWNVPEGAWVILNAGMVPTGVTNGPASPEGVGLEIDKMNQEHVLAHFDAFLGEILRRIPEQDRKSFKVAVQDSYETGGQNWTDAFASKFKKVYGYDPIPFTPVFHGFVIGSQEQSDRFLWDVRRLIADMVAYEYVGGLRDISHKHGLTIWLENYGHWGFPGEFLQYGGQSDEIGGEFWSEGELGNIENRAASSAAHIYGKTKVSAESFTAAGNTFGRYPAMFKERGDRFFAEGINNTLLHVYIHQPYEGKMPGVNAWFGNEFNRYNTWFYDMGGFIRYIKRSNYLLQQGRYVADVAYFIGEDAPKMTGVQDPAMPRGYAFDYINAEVLLNRVTVKNGRFTLPDGLSYKILVLPKLETIRPEVLRKIETLVKEGGVVLGPQPKRSPSLANYEKADEEVQRIAAAMWNGVDGKVKTENKYQKGIVLDGLTLGAVMDRLSMIPDVKLKQEDPVVYLHRTLKDGELYFIANQSDKKIRVAPAFRVSGNVPELWDGVKGTMRPLPEFSDNGTQTTVPLELDRFESAFIVFRKSRPAKSNGNRNFSEPQKVIPVSGTWAVTFESPVTGSFEVKMDALTDWSQHKDSAIRYFSGAATYKIVLPELTTTKAQQVLLNLGELVAIGTVSINGKEIGNLWTPPYKLDITGYLTNGENTLQVKVVNTWVNRLIGDLRLPKEKRSTWSIVNPYDGNSPLHKAGLTGPVTLELY, encoded by the coding sequence ATGAGAGTTTGCCATTTATACCTGACGGGTTTTTGTTTTTTGCTGTTAGGCGCGTGCAGCATTACCAGAAAGAGCAGCGACTGGAATCGTATGGAACGCGTATTTACACATGCCCCGGATTCCATTCAAACCAGTGTGTACTGGTATTGGATATCCGACCATCTTTCAAAAGAGGGTGTTATCAAAGACCTACAGGCGATGAAAGCGGTGGGGATCAACCGGGCATTTATCGGAAATATTGGGTTAAACGACCTGCCGGGGAATGTTTATGGCAAAGTGAAAATCTTTACAGATGAATGGTGGGATATTTTGCATACGGCTTTAAAAACAGCAACCGAACTTAATATTGATATCGGGTTGTTTAATAGCCCGGGTTGGAGCCAGTCCGGAGGTCCCTGGGTGAAGCCGGCCCAGGCCATGCGCTATCTGGCAATCACAGACACCCTCGTGAAGGGGGGCGGCCGGTTTCAGGCAAAGTTAACGGCTCCGGATAAAGATTTTCAACCCGTGCATGTGCTGGCGTTTCGAGCTCCCAAAGACTATGGCTCAACCATTACAGCCCTGCATCCCCGGATAGAATCAAATCTGCAGGGGCCGGTGCTACAAAATCTCATCGACAACGATGTGAATACCGAGGTGGCCTTGGCGAAAGACAAGTTGAATGAACTGACCATTACTGCCGCCCAAACATTTACAGCAAGGAGCGTTACCCTGTATCCCGCCAAGCGCAATATGAGTTTTGATGTGGTACTGGAGGCAAAAAAGGGCAACCGGTTTGTGCCGGTAAAATCATTCCGGCTGGACCGGAGCAATAACAATCTGAATGTAGGATTTGAGCCATTTGCCCCAGTAACGGTTTCTTTTGAGGCCGTTGAAGCGAATGCCTATAAGATTTCAATAAAGAACGTGCACGGCGATGGAGGAATTGCTGAAGTGGAAATTGCTGCAACACCGCGGGTGGAACGATTTAAAGAAAAAACGCTGGTACGTATGCATCCCACACCACTTCCTTACTGGCACGATTATCAATGGGCGCCGCAGGCAGCGGTAAGGGATGCCGGCTATGTAATAAAGCCACAGGATGTACTGAATCTTACCAGTTATGTGGATCAGAGCGGTGTGCTTACATGGAATGTTCCGGAAGGGGCTTGGGTGATCTTAAATGCAGGAATGGTGCCTACCGGCGTAACAAATGGTCCGGCAAGTCCGGAAGGCGTAGGACTTGAAATTGATAAAATGAACCAGGAACATGTGCTGGCGCATTTTGATGCGTTCCTTGGTGAAATTTTAAGAAGAATACCGGAGCAGGATCGTAAATCCTTTAAAGTGGCCGTACAGGACAGTTATGAAACCGGTGGCCAAAACTGGACCGATGCATTTGCATCAAAATTCAAAAAAGTATACGGCTACGATCCCATACCTTTTACGCCCGTGTTTCATGGTTTTGTAATCGGTAGCCAGGAACAGTCGGACCGTTTTCTGTGGGATGTGCGCCGGCTGATTGCAGATATGGTGGCCTATGAGTATGTAGGGGGCCTGCGTGATATTAGTCATAAGCACGGCTTAACGATATGGCTGGAAAATTATGGGCATTGGGGATTTCCAGGGGAGTTTTTACAGTATGGCGGACAATCTGATGAAATTGGCGGGGAGTTTTGGAGCGAAGGAGAGCTGGGAAATATAGAGAACCGCGCCGCATCCTCTGCTGCGCATATTTATGGAAAAACAAAAGTATCGGCCGAATCATTTACAGCGGCCGGCAACACATTTGGCCGTTATCCGGCCATGTTTAAAGAGAGGGGCGACCGCTTCTTTGCAGAAGGGATCAATAATACCTTACTGCATGTATACATCCATCAGCCTTACGAAGGGAAGATGCCGGGGGTAAACGCCTGGTTTGGAAATGAGTTTAACCGCTACAATACCTGGTTCTATGATATGGGGGGCTTTATACGCTATATCAAAAGAAGCAACTACCTGTTGCAGCAGGGGCGCTATGTAGCAGATGTGGCTTATTTTATCGGAGAAGATGCGCCTAAAATGACCGGTGTGCAGGATCCGGCAATGCCAAGGGGCTACGCCTTTGATTATATAAATGCCGAAGTACTGCTAAACCGGGTTACTGTGAAGAACGGGCGCTTTACGCTTCCTGATGGACTTTCATACAAAATATTGGTGTTGCCAAAACTGGAGACCATCCGGCCCGAGGTGCTGCGCAAAATTGAAACATTGGTTAAAGAAGGCGGCGTGGTGTTGGGGCCACAACCGAAGCGCTCGCCCAGCTTGGCAAATTATGAAAAGGCCGATGAAGAAGTGCAGCGCATTGCGGCAGCCATGTGGAATGGGGTTGATGGTAAGGTTAAGACGGAAAATAAATACCAGAAAGGGATCGTACTGGACGGGCTGACACTGGGTGCAGTTATGGATCGTCTTTCGATGATTCCGGATGTGAAACTGAAACAGGAAGATCCTGTTGTATACCTGCATCGTACTTTAAAAGATGGCGAGCTCTACTTTATCGCCAACCAATCTGATAAAAAGATCCGTGTAGCACCCGCATTCCGTGTTTCCGGCAACGTGCCGGAGCTCTGGGATGGTGTAAAAGGAACGATGCGGCCATTGCCGGAATTTTCGGATAATGGTACGCAAACCACTGTGCCGCTGGAGCTGGACAGGTTCGAAAGCGCGTTTATAGTTTTCCGGAAATCCAGGCCTGCAAAAAGCAACGGGAACCGCAATTTTTCGGAACCTCAAAAAGTGATACCGGTCTCCGGAACCTGGGCGGTAACTTTTGAAAGCCCTGTTACAGGTAGTTTCGAGGTTAAAATGGATGCGCTGACAGACTGGTCTCAACACAAAGATTCAGCCATCCGATATTTTTCCGGTGCAGCTACTTATAAAATTGTCCTGCCTGAGTTAACGACAACAAAAGCGCAGCAGGTGTTGTTGAATCTGGGTGAACTGGTGGCCATCGGAACCGTTTCAATAAACGGGAAGGAAATAGGTAATTTATGGACGCCTCCTTATAAACTGGATATCACCGGTTATTTAACCAATGGTGAAAACACCTTGCAGGTGAAAGTGGTCAATACCTGGGTCAACCGTTTGATCGGAGATCTGCGACTGCCTAAGGAAAAACGAAGCACATGGTCTATCGTAAATCCTTACGATGGCAACAGTCCGTTACATAAAGCCGGGTTAACCGGACCGGTCACATTGGAGCTATATTAA
- a CDS encoding molybdate ABC transporter substrate-binding protein, whose amino-acid sequence MKKKWIMMLAACQLFIEAAVAQEHRFDPPWNTPPPSGVMFTVPGVDNVPDLFGDIHDPQLVVFFAGNQFMCIDELIAAFKKAYPRYTRVFAETLPPGILAKQIETGSLTMGNLRITLKPDVYTAGKSRIDIMTPLFSDTAAYAYNKLAIMVQKGNPKNIKGLKDLGRKDVQVVMPNPEFEGIGKRIEAAYVKAGGEALKQVIMENKVKDGSTWLTQIHHRQTPMQILYQKSDAGPVWYSEAYYQTLLQHPVELIPIPDEENIQATYMAGRLKTAPHPQAAKDFMQFLQSAAAKRIYKKYGFTTP is encoded by the coding sequence ATGAAAAAAAAATGGATCATGATGCTGGCAGCCTGCCAGCTGTTTATAGAAGCTGCAGTGGCGCAGGAACATCGTTTTGACCCACCCTGGAATACACCACCCCCGAGTGGGGTTATGTTTACTGTACCCGGTGTGGATAATGTACCGGATCTGTTTGGAGATATTCATGACCCGCAGCTGGTTGTATTTTTTGCGGGCAACCAGTTTATGTGTATCGATGAATTGATTGCGGCATTTAAGAAGGCGTATCCCCGTTACACACGGGTTTTTGCAGAAACACTGCCGCCCGGTATCCTGGCAAAACAGATTGAAACCGGCTCTTTAACCATGGGTAACCTGCGTATTACCCTGAAGCCGGATGTATACACGGCCGGTAAAAGCCGGATCGATATAATGACACCCTTGTTCAGCGATACCGCAGCCTATGCGTATAATAAACTGGCCATTATGGTACAGAAAGGAAACCCGAAAAACATAAAAGGACTGAAAGACCTGGGAAGAAAGGATGTGCAGGTCGTGATGCCCAACCCGGAGTTTGAAGGAATCGGCAAGCGGATAGAGGCGGCCTATGTAAAGGCCGGCGGCGAGGCGCTAAAACAGGTAATTATGGAGAATAAAGTAAAGGACGGCAGCACCTGGCTCACCCAGATCCATCACCGGCAAACGCCCATGCAGATCCTTTATCAGAAAAGTGACGCAGGGCCGGTTTGGTATTCTGAAGCCTATTACCAAACCTTGTTACAGCATCCGGTAGAGCTGATTCCCATCCCGGACGAGGAAAATATCCAGGCAACCTATATGGCGGGCCGGCTGAAGACAGCGCCGCATCCGCAGGCAGCAAAAGACTTTATGCAGTTCCTGCAAAGTGCAGCAGCAAAAAGGATTTATAAGAAATACGGGTTTACCACTCCCTGA
- a CDS encoding DsrE family protein — MKQILMVVGGLLLTVMVEAQQLTRAEEQNRNFTGAVAVEKQYRVIYQMDNGDPKIIEKVIRNLNNALNDPRLKGKLKAELVAFSGGTDAFLKGGKYEEALKSLVEKGVIVAQCANTLHERNIERGKIYDFIGIVPSGNGELILRQAEGWSVIKP; from the coding sequence ATGAAGCAGATTTTAATGGTCGTTGGCGGCCTGTTACTAACCGTAATGGTGGAGGCGCAGCAACTGACAAGAGCAGAGGAGCAGAACCGGAACTTTACCGGTGCGGTGGCCGTAGAAAAGCAATACCGGGTCATTTATCAGATGGATAACGGAGATCCGAAGATCATCGAAAAGGTAATCCGGAACCTGAACAATGCTTTAAACGATCCCCGGTTGAAAGGAAAACTAAAGGCCGAACTGGTGGCATTCAGCGGAGGAACAGATGCCTTCCTGAAGGGGGGGAAATATGAAGAAGCACTGAAAAGCCTGGTAGAAAAGGGCGTGATCGTGGCCCAGTGCGCCAATACCCTTCACGAACGGAATATAGAGCGGGGAAAGATCTACGATTTTATCGGTATTGTACCCAGCGGCAACGGTGAACTGATCCTGCGTCAGGCCGAAGGCTGGTCTGTGATCAAGCCCTGA
- a CDS encoding c-type cytochrome: protein MKAFWIPAAIFLAMIITLFAEDGCAGKANEAAPLQPEAAAKRPEGGVWTGWNHYQIPDYTEAGREIQYGYELIANTAHYLGPKGTVAALTNGMNCQNCHLKGGTVPYGNNFGKVFATYPLYRARNNGVQDIYERVNDCFQRSLNGEKLDTASREMRAIYAYIQWVGEEVPKGKVLPGTSIMKLPYMNRAADPRRGESVYQIKCVSCHGADGSGTLNPEGTGYLYPPLWGDHSFNDGAGLFRLSRMAGFIKNNMPWGTTYRNPQLTDEEAWDIAAYINSHARPRFDQHEDWQILSKKPLDAPYGPYVDSFSEQQHKYGPYGPIEIAQAAVKKQIGQTK, encoded by the coding sequence ATGAAAGCGTTTTGGATACCGGCAGCGATATTTCTGGCAATGATCATAACATTGTTTGCAGAAGACGGGTGCGCCGGAAAAGCGAATGAGGCGGCGCCTTTGCAGCCAGAGGCTGCGGCAAAGCGTCCGGAGGGCGGCGTGTGGACGGGCTGGAATCATTACCAGATCCCGGATTACACAGAAGCGGGGCGGGAAATTCAATATGGTTATGAACTGATCGCCAACACGGCGCATTATCTGGGACCAAAAGGGACCGTTGCCGCATTAACCAATGGTATGAATTGTCAGAACTGTCATCTTAAAGGCGGTACCGTGCCTTATGGAAATAATTTTGGAAAAGTGTTTGCAACCTATCCGTTGTACCGGGCACGCAATAACGGTGTTCAGGATATTTACGAGCGGGTGAATGATTGTTTTCAGCGGAGTTTGAACGGAGAAAAGCTGGATACAGCTTCCCGCGAAATGCGGGCGATCTATGCCTATATTCAATGGGTTGGGGAGGAGGTGCCCAAAGGCAAAGTATTGCCCGGTACTTCCATTATGAAACTACCGTACATGAACCGGGCGGCTGATCCCCGGCGAGGGGAGTCTGTATACCAGATAAAATGCGTAAGTTGTCATGGAGCAGATGGGAGCGGAACCCTAAACCCGGAAGGCACCGGTTACCTGTATCCGCCTTTATGGGGGGATCATAGTTTTAATGACGGGGCCGGGTTGTTCCGGCTGAGCCGCATGGCTGGCTTTATAAAAAACAATATGCCATGGGGAACTACCTACCGCAATCCGCAGCTTACGGATGAGGAGGCCTGGGATATTGCAGCGTATATCAATAGCCATGCGCGCCCCCGGTTTGATCAGCATGAAGACTGGCAGATCCTAAGTAAAAAGCCGCTGGATGCGCCTTACGGCCCTTATGTCGACAGCTTTTCTGAACAGCAGCACAAATACGGTCCCTATGGTCCGATCGAGATCGCACAGGCGGCTGTAAAAAAACAGATAGGGCAAACTAAATGA
- a CDS encoding PPK2 family polyphosphate kinase — protein MKTGFAKQFSVSDNFKLADHPTDISHKINAADAKDALKEIRKELSAFQEKLYAHNRYSVLVCLQGMDTAGKDSLIRQVFKAFNVRGVVVNSFKTPSVLELQHDYLWRHVIALPEKGKFGVFNRTHYENVLVTRVHPEYLLKENMPGIEAVKDLPKDFWKKRFEQINHFEEQLIGNGTILFKFFLHLSKEEQKARLLRRLEKEKHQWKFSPGDLAERELWNRYMGCYEDAIRHTSPAKAPWYAIPADDKDICRYLVASILLERLKTYQEIRYPEPGPEVTEHVQQYRTQLEQQ, from the coding sequence ATGAAAACAGGCTTCGCAAAACAATTCAGCGTGTCGGACAATTTTAAACTGGCCGATCACCCTACCGATATTTCCCATAAGATCAACGCGGCCGATGCAAAAGATGCATTGAAAGAAATCCGCAAAGAGCTGAGTGCCTTCCAGGAAAAACTGTACGCCCACAACCGGTACAGTGTATTGGTATGTTTACAGGGAATGGATACTGCAGGTAAAGACAGCCTGATCCGGCAGGTGTTTAAGGCGTTCAATGTAAGAGGGGTGGTGGTAAACAGTTTTAAAACCCCTTCGGTACTGGAATTGCAGCACGACTATCTGTGGCGCCATGTCATAGCATTGCCGGAAAAGGGAAAGTTTGGCGTATTTAACCGGACTCATTATGAAAATGTACTGGTTACAAGGGTGCATCCGGAATATTTGCTCAAGGAAAATATGCCGGGAATCGAGGCGGTAAAAGATCTTCCCAAGGATTTCTGGAAGAAGCGCTTCGAACAGATCAATCATTTTGAGGAGCAGCTGATCGGTAATGGCACCATCCTGTTTAAATTCTTCCTTCATCTCAGCAAGGAAGAACAAAAGGCGCGGCTTCTGCGACGACTGGAAAAGGAAAAGCATCAGTGGAAATTTTCCCCGGGTGACCTTGCAGAGCGGGAACTGTGGAACCGGTATATGGGCTGCTATGAAGATGCCATCCGGCATACAAGCCCGGCAAAAGCGCCCTGGTATGCGATTCCCGCGGACGACAAAGATATCTGCCGCTATCTTGTAGCTTCGATTCTTTTGGAACGCCTGAAAACCTATCAAGAAATCCGGTATCCCGAACCGGGGCCTGAAGTAACCGAACATGTACAGCAATACCGGACGCAGCTGGAGCAGCAATAA
- a CDS encoding DMT family transporter: MRKAFLQLHIAVLLAGFTGILGELITLNEGLLVWYRLMIAAVTLWVLMWATGKLQRLSVKEALKICGIGFLSALHWVFFYASIKYGNVSIGLVCLSAVGFFSAILEPLFNREPIKKTELILGLCSVFGIYLIFHFDAQYKLGIILGFISSFFAALFPILLKSSMKRTNMQTVLTWQMTGGFITLSLVMPLYLHLFPVTTLLPSLPDFLWLLVLAWLCSVVAFQFSMSALKKLSAFTVSLSYNLEPLYGILMAFIILKENKALNSGFYLGFTIISLTLILHAVILKRNNRRKDLV, from the coding sequence ATGAGGAAAGCGTTTTTACAATTGCATATTGCAGTACTGCTGGCGGGTTTTACGGGTATTTTGGGCGAGTTGATTACTCTCAACGAAGGATTGCTGGTATGGTACCGGCTGATGATTGCGGCGGTAACGTTATGGGTACTGATGTGGGCCACCGGTAAATTGCAGCGACTATCCGTCAAAGAGGCGCTGAAGATCTGCGGTATCGGTTTTTTGTCGGCTCTGCACTGGGTGTTTTTTTACGCCTCCATTAAGTATGGGAATGTTTCCATCGGGCTGGTCTGTCTTTCGGCCGTTGGTTTTTTCTCCGCCATTCTCGAGCCCCTTTTCAACCGGGAGCCTATTAAGAAAACCGAACTGATACTGGGACTTTGTTCTGTTTTTGGAATTTATCTTATTTTCCATTTTGATGCGCAATACAAGCTGGGGATCATATTGGGATTTATTTCCTCTTTTTTTGCAGCCCTTTTTCCGATCCTGCTCAAATCTTCCATGAAGCGCACCAACATGCAAACGGTGCTTACCTGGCAGATGACCGGCGGGTTCATCACGCTTTCCCTGGTGATGCCGTTGTATTTACACCTGTTTCCCGTGACTACCTTGTTGCCATCACTGCCCGATTTTTTATGGCTGCTGGTGCTGGCCTGGCTTTGTTCGGTTGTGGCGTTCCAGTTTTCTATGAGCGCACTCAAAAAGCTTTCGGCTTTTACGGTAAGCTTGTCCTACAACCTGGAGCCATTGTATGGGATTCTGATGGCGTTCATCATCCTTAAAGAAAATAAAGCGCTGAACAGCGGGTTTTACCTCGGTTTTACGATCATCAGCCTTACATTGATCCTGCATGCGGTGATCCTGAAGCGGAATAACCGGCGGAAAGATTTGGTTTGA
- a CDS encoding arginine deiminase family protein, with translation MQINVTSEIGLLKKLLVHSPDSGIGKVIPSKAQDWLFEDIVHLDTIRRKEYDYYTKLLLYFLDPMLIKGRLKSIDDPKNDYRFFKPGSAGFHHSKNVIEIEVLLAEILRNAAIRQKLVASVCAIENCSYQTQEMLLTQKPEELARIFISGTGSNLEMLFPPVPNFIFTRDIGIVIKDHILLNKPAKKARLREALLMKYIFFNHPLFKDYRNKIIELSDSPYHFLLPVDADEYNVTLEGGDVMVVSSEHVVIGISERTSMAAAHQVATTLFKKNIVSKVTLVQIPQKREYMHIDTIFTQVKKDTWVMLGAFSKKQAKKEMSDLILRAIEDQKPETAVSIIQFHKNNISKPVRFAHLEDLLVDISKKDLKVRGKVTIIHSGNDEFPFDLREQWTDSCNLLALKDGVVVGYDRNDKTLEAFRDEGFAIVDIKTLLPQLESGAVDPATLKNTFITIPSAELSRARGGFHCMSMPLLRDTI, from the coding sequence ATGCAAATAAATGTAACATCGGAAATTGGTTTATTAAAAAAATTACTGGTACACAGCCCCGACAGCGGCATCGGAAAAGTGATTCCCTCGAAAGCGCAGGACTGGTTATTTGAAGACATTGTGCACCTGGATACGATCCGGCGTAAGGAATATGATTATTATACAAAACTATTATTGTATTTCCTGGACCCCATGCTGATAAAGGGGCGCTTAAAATCGATAGACGATCCAAAAAATGATTACCGCTTTTTTAAACCAGGTAGTGCGGGCTTCCATCACTCAAAAAATGTGATCGAGATCGAGGTACTGCTGGCGGAGATACTCCGCAACGCCGCGATCCGGCAAAAACTGGTGGCTTCGGTTTGCGCCATTGAGAATTGCTCCTACCAGACGCAGGAAATGCTGCTGACACAAAAACCGGAGGAGTTGGCCCGGATCTTTATCAGCGGTACCGGCTCCAACCTGGAAATGCTGTTTCCGCCCGTGCCGAATTTCATTTTCACCCGGGATATCGGTATTGTGATAAAGGATCATATCCTTTTAAATAAGCCAGCCAAAAAGGCACGCCTGCGCGAGGCGCTGCTGATGAAATATATTTTCTTCAACCATCCGCTTTTTAAAGATTACCGGAACAAAATCATTGAGCTTTCAGACAGTCCTTATCATTTCCTGCTGCCCGTAGATGCCGATGAATACAATGTGACACTGGAAGGCGGCGATGTAATGGTGGTGAGCAGTGAGCATGTAGTGATCGGTATCAGCGAACGTACCAGTATGGCCGCGGCCCACCAGGTAGCTACCACACTTTTTAAAAAGAATATTGTAAGCAAAGTAACCCTGGTGCAGATCCCCCAGAAACGGGAGTATATGCATATCGACACGATCTTTACACAGGTAAAAAAAGACACCTGGGTAATGCTGGGTGCCTTTTCAAAAAAACAGGCTAAAAAAGAAATGAGCGACCTGATCTTAAGGGCCATTGAGGATCAGAAACCGGAAACAGCTGTTTCCATTATCCAGTTCCACAAGAATAATATTTCAAAGCCGGTGCGTTTTGCCCACCTGGAAGACCTGCTGGTAGATATCAGCAAAAAAGACCTGAAAGTAAGGGGAAAGGTGACGATCATTCACTCCGGTAACGACGAGTTCCCTTTTGATCTCCGTGAGCAATGGACCGACAGCTGTAACCTGCTGGCCCTGAAAGATGGTGTAGTGGTGGGCTATGACCGGAATGATAAAACACTGGAAGCCTTCCGGGATGAGGGTTTTGCCATTGTAGACATTAAGACACTGCTTCCGCAACTGGAAAGCGGAGCAGTAGATCCAGCAACGCTGAAAAATACATTTATAACTATTCCTTCGGCGGAACTTTCCAGAGCCCGCGGCGGCTTTCATTGTATGAGCATGCCCCTGTTGCGCGATACGATTTAG
- the ctlX gene encoding citrulline utilization hydrolase CtlX, with protein MQTTSHLLMIRPIAFGFNAETAVNNAFQKATDDWDVNEKAQQEFDQLATLLSRHQVDVHVIQDQPQPYTPDSVFPNNWISMHSDGQIVLYPMFAANRRTERTKGIIHQLTEQFIIYSRVDLTGYEKEHRFLEGTGSMVLDRVHQKAYACLSPRTDEQVLLDFCGVLDFTPVIFHATDGNGTPIYHTNVMMSVAEDYAIIAADAITDKTERTQVLQALKETGKEIVRISLEQMEHFAGNALQVRNTEGQRFLVMSSAAYQSLSETQKQQLETYNPILHTPLTTIEQNGGGSARCMIAEIFLPRQPAPHAH; from the coding sequence ATGCAAACAACCTCCCACTTATTGATGATCCGGCCCATTGCCTTTGGCTTTAATGCCGAAACGGCCGTAAATAACGCTTTTCAAAAAGCCACCGACGACTGGGATGTAAATGAAAAGGCCCAGCAAGAGTTTGACCAGCTGGCGACCCTTCTCAGCCGTCACCAGGTTGACGTACACGTGATACAGGACCAGCCCCAGCCTTATACACCGGATTCGGTTTTTCCCAATAACTGGATCTCCATGCATAGCGACGGGCAAATCGTCCTTTACCCGATGTTTGCCGCCAACCGGAGAACAGAGCGGACCAAGGGCATCATTCATCAGTTAACAGAACAGTTCATTATTTATTCGAGGGTAGATCTTACCGGCTATGAAAAAGAGCATCGCTTCCTGGAGGGCACAGGTAGTATGGTACTGGACCGTGTGCATCAGAAGGCTTATGCCTGTCTCTCGCCCCGTACGGATGAACAGGTCTTACTTGATTTTTGCGGTGTGCTCGATTTTACGCCGGTGATCTTTCATGCAACAGATGGTAACGGCACCCCAATCTACCATACCAATGTAATGATGAGCGTGGCAGAAGATTATGCGATCATTGCTGCAGATGCGATTACCGACAAAACCGAGCGGACACAGGTATTACAGGCGCTGAAGGAAACCGGTAAGGAAATTGTACGGATCAGCCTGGAACAAATGGAGCATTTTGCCGGCAATGCCCTGCAGGTAAGAAATACGGAAGGTCAGCGGTTCCTGGTGATGTCTTCTGCCGCATACCAATCCCTTTCTGAAACACAAAAGCAACAACTGGAAACCTATAACCCTATTTTGCATACGCCGCTGACCACCATTGAGCAGAACGGAGGCGGCAGTGCCCGTTGTATGATCGCCGAAATATTTTTACCCCGGCAACCGGCACCGCATGCTCATTAA
- a CDS encoding DUF1684 domain-containing protein gives MKQVFLYLAVLFTTIAANAQDLYKDSVDHFIADYVKNHQVVTGADKQYFRFFPVDERYRVTARFQKEARGDWFPVPTSSGKPKQYRVYGWLLFTLNGSPQKLAVYQSQFLLQKEEYYDYLFLPFKDATNGKESYETGRYLDLKTTDIKNDAIVLDFNKAYNPYCAYVSTGYSCPIPPRENHLKIAVNAGEKQFARAH, from the coding sequence ATGAAACAAGTATTTCTTTATCTCGCGGTATTATTCACAACCATTGCCGCCAATGCGCAGGATCTCTACAAAGACAGCGTCGATCATTTTATAGCGGATTACGTAAAGAACCACCAGGTGGTTACGGGCGCCGACAAACAATACTTCCGTTTTTTTCCGGTAGATGAACGTTACCGGGTGACCGCTCGTTTTCAAAAAGAAGCCAGGGGCGATTGGTTTCCTGTTCCCACTTCCAGCGGCAAACCCAAACAATACCGCGTTTACGGATGGCTGCTGTTTACGCTGAACGGGAGCCCGCAGAAACTGGCCGTTTACCAGTCGCAGTTTCTTCTGCAGAAAGAAGAATATTACGACTACCTGTTTCTGCCGTTTAAAGACGCCACCAATGGCAAAGAAAGTTATGAAACCGGCCGTTACCTGGATCTGAAAACAACCGATATCAAAAACGATGCAATAGTGCTGGATTTTAACAAGGCTTATAACCCTTATTGCGCTTATGTAAGCACTGGTTACAGCTGTCCCATTCCGCCCCGGGAAAATCATTTAAAGATTGCGGTCAATGCTGGCGAAAAACAATTTGCCCGGGCACATTAA